Proteins from a single region of Anastrepha ludens isolate Willacy chromosome 5, idAnaLude1.1, whole genome shotgun sequence:
- the LOC128862689 gene encoding ras-related and estrogen-regulated growth inhibitor-like protein translates to MRAEDIPRVRIAVIGNADVGKSALTVRYLTGRFIGEYRSNTDLLYNKTISLDAGLTEVEIVDVYAGNEDDFPVEQVLWADACMVVYNITERRSFDYATKCLGEIKALQNSPSAYLIGNKADLDHLREIPEKEGAALAAAHSLGFCEVSVAEYTPILSKAFEKLIIDSRARPQKQIRKFSVSKMLGTLIGSSGYGSSRNLAINQGTVIPCHKGELHKTRVLKRRQGFMATSSL, encoded by the exons ATGAGAGCAGAGGATATACCGCGTGTGCGCATCGCAGTCATTGGAAATGCGGATGTCGGAAAATCAG cATTGACAGTGCGCTATCTGACAGGCCGATTTATTGGCGAATATCGCTCAAACACAGATCTGCTGTATAATAAAACGATCTCACTGGATGCCGGTCTGACGGAAGTAGAAATTGTTGATGTATATGCCGGAAATGAGGATGATTTTCCAGTAGAACaa GTTCTTTGGGCCGATGCTTGTATGGTTGTTTACAATATAACGGAACGCAGAAGCTTTGACTACGCCACCAAATGTCTGGGTGAAATTAAAGCGTTACAGAATAGCCCATCAGCCTATTTGATAGGCAACAAAGCCGATTTGGATCACTTGAGAGAG ATACCCGAAAAGGAAGGTGCCGCACTGGCCGCTGCACATTCACTTGGTTTCTGTGAGGTTTCCGTGGCCGAGTATACCCCTATTTTGTCCAAGGCCTTTGAAAAGTTGATCATCGACTCACGAGCGCGCCCACAAAAACAGATCCGCAAATTTTCGGTGAGCAAAATGCTGGGCACACTGATCGGCAGCAGCGGCTATGGCAGCAGTCGTAACCTGGCCATCAATCAGGGCACCGTGATTCCCTGCCACAAGGGCGAGCTGCACAAGACACGTGTGTTGAAGCGTCGACAGGGCTTCATGGCCACGTCCAGTTTGTGA